The Leptospira koniambonensis genome window below encodes:
- a CDS encoding response regulator: protein MEKAILFVDDEALILMSMKSQVKRHLGDTYRYETALDASEAMQIIEELVTEGVKILIVISDWLMPNIKGDEFLRIVHQRYPEIQKIIITGHADIASVEALKKEINLYSYLKKPWDEKELVTTITSALK, encoded by the coding sequence GTGGAGAAAGCGATTCTTTTTGTTGATGATGAAGCGCTCATTTTGATGAGTATGAAGTCCCAAGTCAAAAGACATCTGGGTGATACTTATCGTTATGAGACTGCTCTAGATGCGTCCGAAGCGATGCAGATCATCGAAGAATTAGTAACAGAGGGAGTCAAGATCCTGATCGTAATTTCTGATTGGCTGATGCCGAATATCAAGGGAGACGAATTTTTGAGAATCGTTCACCAAAGATATCCTGAGATCCAAAAGATCATCATCACTGGTCACGCAGATATCGCTTCCGTCGAAGCTTTAAAGAAAGAGATCAACTTATACAGTTACTTGAAAAAGCCTTGGGACGAAAAAGAATTAGTAACCACTATCACCTCAGCCCTTAAATAA